The DNA segment TATTGGTAAGTTTCTCTAGGAAGGAGCTTTTCTCACCAAACTACTCTGAACgactttttatttatatcttaatagctaattatgcagaaattggGAAAAATCAAGTTCCCCTTTAAACACCCCTAGAAACACTGTAGCTGGAGCTATATACAGAGCTTAAACAGTCGTTTATTTAATGAGCTTTGCCATATAGGTTTCTATAAGTATTATATTCATCTAAAATAGCAGTTAATAAGGATGAAGGATGATAAGGATGATTTTCTGCATGCATTGGTAAGCTTTCCGTAGgccagtcagtgtgtgtgaatgtgcttTTCGGTGAGGGGGACGTAGCCCACACTCCTGACTGCCTACTGTGTGTGGAAGAATGATGAACACAGACGGAGCCGAGTGCCAAACCCCGCTGCAGTAGCGCTCAGCAGTAGCGGCTTTTACTCCACAGTGACATCTGCTGATTAAGGGAACTGCAGTTTCGCATGGCAGCTTGCTTTAATCCGTCAAACACGTTTacaggggaattccaccaagcttttcaacatttctgcagaattcaaTCAAAACCCTGTAAACACAGTCAGTCACAGGGAGTTTGGTGTGAAGTGGCTCATTGTGGAGACGCAGAGTCaggtttctttacagtggtggtgagtgGAGCCAGCTGTCGCCTTGTCTATGATATAATATAGACAATTCATTTaatatccaaacccaccagcgCACCTGCACGCGTCCTCTGAGATTTACATGTGATGGTGctgatggtaaaatagtagATTatgtggcgtcccacagggttctagtTTAGGGtctgtgaaactgatgttaatgatGAGAGTACTGCAgttatgagggtgaagaactgaaggGTGGGCCTAGGTACAGGATTTAAGGAGTTCAAAGGTTCTTTTCTGCAGAAacggttctttacagaaccaaaaatggttcttcggGCCCCGAGTGGCACTATGATCTCTTCCCTCCAGGCGGGTTGGTTgaccggtgatgttgcatcggtggcagttcaAGAAATAAGCGGCCTGAGTGGCCCTTCGTCCGCCCTCACTGGAAGGCTTCAGACAGTTGAGGTTttgggatttgaactgatgatATCCTCACACTTGattagcagcagttagactgtagggccggtcAAGAGCAGTGAAACTACATACAatcacagttctgagtaaatttaccttcccTCCTTTCTCAGACACACAAAGTGGTCCAGTGGTCACTAttatcagaggatcgctggttcgaatcccgatcATGCCCAAGCCAAGctgagcataattggccttgctctctctagagtgggtagatggtgctcccACTCTGCATCACTTCATTGCTTTGCTGGCTGTCACTAGCgcctgcaggctggtgcgttggagccGGCTATGCagtgcttccctccaggcggGTTGGTTgaccggtgatgttgcatcggtggcagttcgAGAAATGAGAGGCTTGAGGGGCCGCCCTCACTGAAAGGGTTTTGGCAGTTGAGGTTTTGGGATTTCAACTAATGATATCCTCACACTTGattagcagcagttagaccgtagggccggtctagagcagTGAAATGacactacatacaaacacagttctgagtaaatttaccttcccTCCATTATCAGACACAGaaagtggtccagcggactatgcagtgcttccctccaggcggtttggttgcccagtgatgttgcatcggcgaCAGTTTGACAAATAAGCAGCTTGAGGGGGCGTGTGTTCAACCACCCTCTAGACACTAGTGTCGGGAACTCCCCTCTTTCACATGACTTGATATGTTGAGCAGCAGtaagaccgtagggccggtctagagctgtgaaattacactacatacaaaCTTGTGAAATGTatcttcccttctttctcagacacagTGGTTCTCATATGGCAGCACTCTTTTTTTACAGTACCTATATTTTTGAGCAATTTTAGCAATGACACAGAGATCTCTACAAAGTTCTGGACCTTGCTGCTGGTAACACTGGTACAGTCGCACTGGAGTAGAAGTGGGATATGGTTTGATTCAGGCTGTTGTGACCCAGGCCTTCAGAACGGCTCTAAAGTCAAGAAGGTAGATTCAGAAGTTCCACATATTTTGGTCTAAATGGTACTGGAGAGGATTTACGCTGTGGTCCTCAGTGAAAGCCATTCAGCTCGTGTTTCAACAGTCGTTCCCCAAAAGCTGTAACTAATTTTTCAGAGCTGCTCAGCTTCTAATACCAACCATAACTCCAAAACAGAACCCAGCGCTAATCCAGCAGACCCCAACGTCTGTCTTGTATTACTCAGCctgttgttctctctctctctctctctctctctctcgctctctctctttgtggtCAGTGGAGGGAAGGTCCGGCACAAGCGTCAGGCCCTGCAGGATATGGCCAGGCCACTGAAGCAATGGCTTTATAAACACAGGGACAACCCTTACCCTACCAAAACTGAGAAGATCCTGCTGGCCCTCGGCTCCCACATGACGCTGGTTCAGGTGAGTTCAGGTACACACTGTTAAATCGTGAAAGGATGAAGATGTGTAAggcctgtttttatttttttattaaatgcatgTAATAACTGATTAATTACACTTTAACAATCCATATAATAATGGTGTAATTACTGGGGGTTAACTGGGAGTAGTACAGCTTGTGCAATAGCTCTAGGCAAGCAGCACCCCATATACACACAGTGACccttttattattacatatgtatacacttggacaaaaggacaaaagtttgtggacactacttctaatgaatgcattcagctactttaagttgcaccgattgctgacacagatgtgcaaatgcacacacacacacacacacacacacacacacacacaaacacacacacacacacacacagcttgtctagtccctgtagaaaagtactgccaatagaataggactctttggagcagataaacatgaacctattggcaccatgctgctgcctaataatgccaggcgtgggctagtagaggggtataaagccccccagcattgaggagctgtggagcagtggaagaactgtgttctctggaatgatggatggtggagctccatccagtactttagggatgagttggggagatgaggatgataaggtggggtggtgatcatctatccaaaatcctgaccttactaaggCTCTTggcgctgaatgcaattaaatcctcacagcaatgcttctccaaaatctagtagaaagctttcctctctggacagtagagacagttacaccaacaaaagcaggatgcacTCATTTGAATACGCTTGATTTCAATAGAAACAATACATGAACAggtgacccaatacttttgtccatttagtgtaattgcATAAAGAGAATGTGGTTGCTTGAGTCAGAACTAAGGTTAATGCATGTCTTTACACaagctgtactactgtaatccACCATCAGCGGTTAGACTGTTATTACTTGTTATTAATATGTAACTACACtgttatttcatatatatatatacatagtgtgtgtatatatatatatatatatatatatatatatatatatatatatatatatatatatatatatatatatatatacacacactatcatTTTCATTTGGATAAAAGCAACACAGCTGTCATGTTTGGTATGTTGTGGACTCTACAGGTATCGAACTGGTTCGCTAACGCTCGCCGCAGGCTAAAGAACACAGTCCGGCAGCCGGACCTCAGCTGGGCTCTACGCATCAAACTCTACAACAAATACGTCCAGGGCAACGCAGAGAGGCTGAGCATCAGCAGCGACGACTCGGCTTCAGAGGgtaagagggagaaagaggagagtgaGATATAGACGCTAGGTGTGTCTATAtctgaactatatatatatatatatatatatatatatatctgttatttataaatatataaatacataatatataataatataataaatcatttatatactcaaatatatatatattttttaagatAACAGTGTGAATTAGAGCATCTAATTGACTCTTGCCATGATAGAGTGGAGATCTGTGGCTATTCAGGCTTCCTGATCACAGGGCTGTGCTTTGACCCTGGCTATATAGCCAGGGCCAAAGCACAGGATCAGCAATACTACAAAGCTAAACCCTCTGTAGCATTGCTGACCCTGTGCTTTGACCCTGGGACATACAAAGACAATAATTCTGCTGTACCTCCTCCCTAATCACCTTCTGACTGGCCTACTCTTCTCCTGCTCTTCACCACAGACGGCGAGAACCCTCTCCAGATGCAGGCCGGTGAATCTGAGTCCGGCAGAGCAAAGAGTGTGATCCAGGACAGCCGAGGCCTTGGGCCAGGCCTGAGGACAGACGCCTCGCTCTGCGGTGATTACGTTTCCCCGCCAAAGTACAAGAACAGCTTGCTCAACCGCTATCTCAACGACTCCCTGCGCCACGTCATGGCCTCCAACAAAGGCCTGGACTCACGCAAGAGGAACCACTCGGGATCCTTTAGCTCCAACGAGTACGATGACGAGCTCCTGTCTCCATCGTCGTCAGAGACCGAGGCCAACTTCTCCTACCGCACAGGTAAGAGCTGTCAGTGTGTGGAAACTGTCTGCCAGTTAGACTTTGGGTGGAAGTAGGTGGAGGTGGAGTAGCTGGAGCAGGGAATTCACTGTGCTGAacaccagccctccaggacaGCGAGTGAATACCCCTTTATTCTGCAGTCCCTCCAGTCGAGGTGCCTCGTGTGAGGAAGCAGGACCATGTTATAGAAACTTCTCACAGCCTTTTTCACAGCTTTAGAGTTAGACTAGATGGAGGTattgtcccaaaagtattgggacacctgctcattcattgtttcttttcaaAACCAAGGCTATTAAATAGGAGTTTCTCCTGCTAcatgtctctacagtccagggaagaaggatttctactagattttagagaaacattgctgtgaggatttgactgtattcagcaaaaagagtgttagtaagCCAGGctacctcatccacaactccccaacttatccctcaaagtattggatggagcaccagccatcattccagagagcacagccaactgtgctctctctgactccggctgctgatggcaaagcggcataatggcccccgggccatagtggcagcacacCCGGAGGCCTGAGAGgcttattttattggcagtgcttctctacagggacttgacaagctgtatgtgtgttggtcagcaatgggtgcaacttaaagataAAGTAGCTCCTCcgagaggtgtccacaaactgaAAAGGTGGACATACGGTAAATAACTGTTGAATTTAGATGAAATGGGCTGTTTTTTATGGGCCGTGGAAGGAACTTAAACAGTGTTGGGTATTAAAATTCTTTACTGTCAAAGACAAATGAAGAAAGTCCCATTTCTAAGATCTGTGCCGTTTAACCTTCAAAATCCCAGTCGCAGCTACAGCTAATGGCTAACACCTTTTAAAGCTGACCAACGTTATTAGCTGCCGTCATGCTGTATTAGCACTGTTAGGGTGATGTGTTTATCCCGAATGCATTTAGGGCAGTTATTCGAACTGTGGAAAGTTCTTTCACTCTGTGGTGTCGTAGCTTATAGGAACACCTGCTAACGTGTCTGAACAGTGAATGTTTCTGTCAAGCCAGAGAGGTCGAGTTTAATTCATCGTTTGCATAATTTCCACCGCAACCTTTTCAAACGTCCTATTTCTCTGTTGGTTTTGTCTCCTCGCCACTATGGAACAGCCtcattttgggggaaaaaaaattaagGAATGTTCTCCATTTGATTTCTTTATGTGCCTGTACCAGTAATTTAAGCGGGTAGTTATTTGTGTTGCTTGCTCCGCGGCCAAACAAGGTAGCCAACCACAAAGTGTGGACAGATTACATTTCCCTAATGGGACGTAATCGCAGAGTGGGTAGCAAGAGTCCCTTATCTCCTGGTTTCGTAATGTTTTACATGCATAACTTCAATTTTGAGGTGtttggtgggtttttttttttttggtgggcgacctagtaattataataataggtTTGGTCAGCTTTCTGGACGTATTTCAGCAGTCTCTGACCATGCATAGATGGTCTTTTAGGTGCTTAGAAAGATGAACCTATAcatgtttatttcatttatttcataaaCAAGAATTGATAGACCACATCAGTCCAGTCCTTGGATGACTTAATTGTGGACATCCAATAACCTCATACATATCACCATTGTTGGACGAGAACCTCAATTTATTCAATTGTTTGgcagttgttatttacattgtatcaaaaaATATGATGGAAGACCAATAAAAAATGCTCTAACATTATTCTCCTTTTTGGAGAAACAAATTTTTTGCCTGACCGTGACAATCTTCTTCACTTTAGAGAGatgtgcagcaagacaatgcTGGGAATACTGTTTGGAAATGTCTGCTATTATAGTTAAAAGAACGTGGCTTAATTTCTGATTAAAGGAATACAtgtaatttaatacatttatgaacattttattataatttaagtgaccagccaagacatgcttaTCTTAATTATCTTAATACATGGACAAAGATCATCTTATAAAATCAAgatgccttcattagaaaggCATTAATGTTAATATGGCTTGTGGAATTCAATTTTAgggactttgcaagttctctttTTTGTACCTGCTTCTCCTAGGTAATGTCATTTTCACTAATTGAGGTCCACTACTTGTGTTTTCATGGGATTTTGATCATTTCCTAATCTCTCTTTGTGATTTAGAATGCAACAGGCTGGTTCTGTCCCAGGGCCTTTAAGGCTGGATTATGCAGTAGAACTCATACATGTGTATTTAGCCTCTTTCCGAAAGCAGCCTAGACTGAAACACTAGGGGATCAGGGTCGATCCAGGTCTATTTCAATGGATCAGGCATCGACTGTTTTGGTCCAAATCCAGTCCCGAGTCTTTGTTTTATCCATaatgttcagagcgccatctagtgtcctcaaggcgccagccagctgcagcagcagcagcagtgtggacgttctcagaaggtaaataaagtagttgaggttctgcatatatatatctgaccctttataaaactctcactgaaacgctctgttttaccagcgggagaaccgcagaaccgctcactcgcctttctctgtttataaaccagcactgaagaacccattcagaaccgggaggaggctaatgctaatgctaacacacacacacacacacacacacacagcacattcacccactataaaccagctattacacaccagtagaccaacaacaaccacagataccagagtatagtccagagtgtgtaccaccacacactcacacaggaagtgatcagactgcagtgttgtaaaggagctgggagctgattggtcagggaggagagtcagactggattatcagatattaaacactataaaacatcattttaagaaaagtctgactaaactaaatcagtcagtccagaaagtctgattatagaaactgagactgaaaataaaggagtttactgatcagattaatcagcagctcgtctgatctaaactgtggagctggattatttatataaacagaGATCGGATCAGATTGGTATCGTCTGattctcagcattaagagatttAGATCGGATCTGGGACAAATAATAGATTTCTATGTgaaggggcggggctaaactgctgtaggctgaatagttAGACATATAGTAAGAAGTGAGGAGTGACCATTATGTTTGGAAATTGAACAGTCAGCAGTATTACTATTAGTAATATTGCCTCCACTCCACCAGGCGTGTGTCGGTTGATTGACTGCATTAGGGCTAAGGCGGAAATAGTATCAATTCGACAGTTTGACGACTCTTCCTTTAAGGCTTTAAAAAATCAACCTCACAGTCTGCAGCTACGACACTTGTTTGATGTGCCGGCCGTTCCTCCCTCCACGTCCCAGCTGTATCTCCTCACTATAAAGCAAAAAGGCATGTTTTAGTGCTTTTCCATTCTTCACATCAGATTCTACGCCAAGACCACTGTCAGTCAAAGTGACGGGTTCCACTGCCGGGCCGCATCCCACACAGTACAGAGACATGAGCAATGTGCCTAATGAACACCGCTCGCTTGTCAGGCAACAGAAAATCCCATTAAACACCCCAGTAGAGTGGCTGGTTGGCAGTGTTGGAGGGTCGGCTTATTTCTGCTCGGTTTGCTCCTAACCTGCTGCAATTTCATCACACAGGAATGCGAATGGAAACATTCTAGTCAAACCAGAGTGGAACTATGGCACATAAGAGCCATAAAAACCCCCTCACACTGTTTCCTCCAAGAGGTTACGCCGCTCGAAAAGTGAGGAGCCATACCGGAGGCTTTCCGTGCCCTACATCTGGGGCAGACCAAACTGTACCACTGCTGCATCTGCGGTATTTGGGTATCTGTATAGGCACGGACTCGCAGAACCTCAGCCTCCACAGTGGCGTGCTATTTAGATTAGgctatattatgattatatggGTTTTGTAGCTTACTGCCATTTCTTATATATCACGTCTAGCAATGCTTCTGCATAGTTACTGGCCTTTAGACtgcaacgtgtgtgtgtgtgtgtgtatgtgtgtgcgtgtgcttcCTGGCGCTGAATAAAGTCTCTCGTTAACTTTCACTGACAGCTAAGACGAGACAGTGGCGATATTCAGAGCGTTATTCATATCGAACATACTGTTATTACATATACAcgaaaaggacaaaagtatttggacacagctcctgtattgtttcttttgaaatgtaaaaaggttgatcctgctggagtaactgtctctactgtccacgtaagaaagctttctactaggttttggaaaagcattgctgtgagggtttgattgcattcagcgacaagagcgttagatTAGTGAAGTCAAGATGTtggttgatgatcaccaccccacctcatcatccccaactccccaactcatcccaaacgtattggatggaccaccatccatcattccagagaacacagctcttccactgctccacagctcaatgctggggggctttacacccctctactagcccacgcctggctttattaggcagcagcatggtgccaatagcttcatgcttatctgctccagagagtcctattctattggcagtacttctctatgggacaagacaagctgtttgtgtgtgtgtatgtgtgtgtgtgcatttgcacatctgtgtcagcaacttaaagtaaagtagctaaatgcattaactGGAGAATGCCTGTGCCCCATCCAGTACattcgggatgagttggggagttggggattgTCGCAGCATGcgacatcctcacagcaatgtttctctaaaatctagtagaaagtcttcttctctggacagtagagacagttactccaacaaaagctggatcgactctttttaatacccttgatttcagaagaaacaataaatgaccaggtgtcccaatacttttgtccatacggtTTACAGCAATGCCGATCCACCTGTATTAGCATTACAGAGAGGTATAACCTGTATTTGTTATTTCGGTGGGGTTATAAATGCAGCGGCCGATACTGTAGACAACGAGTGGTTGGCCTGCAGGAGTGAGGTCTGGCCTTCCTGATAAATACATCATTTTGACACAATCACAAGCAAACTGCTCGGTGATTAGCTCACTGTTTCCCTGGTCCCCCTACACATGATTAACATGGCATGCTCCGCTGCACTGCATCTGCAATCTTAGGGCCCGCTGCCCACCCGTCTTTGATGGAAAATGGCTTTCCCTTTAGATCAGCTCTCATAAAGTGCTGGGGTCAATATTTTCACACCGGTGGTGCAGCGCTATTCCAGCGTGGAGAGCGGCCAGGTCTAAAGGCGCGTCTAGCCGCTGATAGCAATGAGAACAACCCAACGGGGGGCCGAGCCGGGCTTTTTAAAGCACACAAGGGGGAGCTTACGGGGGCCGGTAGAGGGAGGAAATAAGCAGTATGTTGACTAAAAGCAACTGAGTGTGTAAACGTGGTCCCTgcagtctagtccctgtagagaagcactgccaatagaataggactctctggagcagataaacatcatgaacctaatggcaccatgctgctgcctaatgcctcgCAAAGgcctggaggggtataaagccctccagcattgagctgtggagcagtggaagaactgtgttctctggaatgatggttggtgctctatccagtacttttgggatgagttggggatgatgaggtggggtggtgatgatcagatcctcacagaaaatctagtagaaagtc comes from the Salminus brasiliensis chromosome 23, fSalBra1.hap2, whole genome shotgun sequence genome and includes:
- the mkxb gene encoding mohawk homeobox b; its protein translation is MSTIVFNKFEEHLRFEESGKDVERNSLNYLEVIDGQHPELLSRHKGVEDQGALKHRRNGGGKVRHKRQALQDMARPLKQWLYKHRDNPYPTKTEKILLALGSHMTLVQVSNWFANARRRLKNTVRQPDLSWALRIKLYNKYVQGNAERLSISSDDSASEDGENPLQMQAGESESGRAKSVIQDSRGLGPGLRTDASLCGDYVSPPKYKNSLLNRYLNDSLRHVMASNKGLDSRKRNHSGSFSSNEYDDELLSPSSSETEANFSYRTESLDCGSHPCDSGARKGAGHVKDATYWKEIHAAMALTNLAQSDEGVGTTGTTSCIIQKSSHIAEIKTVKVPIAPHH